One window of the Natronomonas marina genome contains the following:
- a CDS encoding YgaP family membrane protein: MNKNVGGMDRLARLVIGPILVLAGIAGYAGLLVLAVGPLPQALTSVLVLLVGMILLVTGLIQKCPLNRILGFNTYRQKGSRESEEPTLTDPK, translated from the coding sequence ATGAACAAAAACGTCGGCGGCATGGACCGCCTCGCTCGCCTCGTTATCGGTCCCATCCTAGTTCTGGCTGGGATCGCTGGCTACGCGGGCTTACTTGTCCTCGCAGTCGGTCCGTTACCCCAAGCACTTACCTCAGTACTCGTGTTGCTCGTTGGGATGATACTGCTGGTCACCGGCCTCATCCAGAAGTGTCCACTCAACCGAATCCTCGGATTCAACACGTACCGCCAGAAGGGGTCCCGCGAATCAGAAGAGCCGACTTTGACCGACCCGAAGTAA
- a CDS encoding PIN domain-containing protein — translation MKLVDASFLIDYARGDDAAIAYLAAHDEEEIGASTIVLSELYRGLMITQDMPREEAMSKYEWVEPVPFTNETAAEAAEIYVGLRADGEMINKSDIYVAGTARSLGVSLVVNDNHFAAIEDLEVETYRE, via the coding sequence GTGAAGCTCGTAGACGCGTCGTTTCTCATCGACTACGCCCGAGGTGACGACGCCGCAATCGCGTATTTAGCCGCCCACGACGAGGAAGAGATCGGTGCATCGACCATCGTCCTCTCCGAGCTCTATCGCGGGTTGATGATCACCCAGGATATGCCACGAGAGGAGGCGATGTCGAAGTACGAATGGGTGGAGCCGGTGCCGTTCACGAACGAAACGGCTGCAGAAGCCGCCGAGATCTACGTCGGGCTCCGTGCCGACGGCGAAATGATCAACAAAAGCGACATCTACGTAGCTGGAACTGCTCGCTCGCTCGGTGTGTCCCTCGTCGTGAACGACAACCATTTTGCTGCTATCGAGGACCTGGAAGTCGAGACGTACCGGGAATAG
- the mce gene encoding methylmalonyl-CoA epimerase, with protein MRFDHAGVATENAESLAFRYEDLFGCEIAHEERFGDLQVLFLELDNGYFELLEPREEGTISRYLENHGPGLHHVALETDDIEAALENAESVGVELIDEEPRPGAWGHDVAFLHPESTGGVLVEFVEH; from the coding sequence ATGCGCTTCGACCACGCCGGCGTCGCCACCGAGAACGCCGAGAGCCTGGCCTTCCGCTACGAGGACCTGTTCGGCTGTGAAATCGCCCACGAGGAACGGTTCGGAGACCTCCAGGTACTGTTTCTCGAACTCGATAACGGCTACTTCGAGTTGCTCGAACCCCGCGAGGAGGGCACCATCTCGCGGTACCTCGAGAACCACGGGCCGGGCCTGCACCACGTCGCACTCGAGACCGACGACATCGAGGCCGCCCTGGAGAACGCCGAGTCCGTCGGCGTCGAGTTGATAGACGAAGAGCCGCGACCGGGCGCGTGGGGCCACGACGTCGCCTTCCTCCACCCCGAATCGACCGGCGGCGTTCTCGTGGAGTTCGTCGAGCACTGA
- a CDS encoding acyl-CoA mutase large subunit family protein: MFDPDDLEAIREGHDRWEAETYGPTVERFGERTEQFTTDTGGQEVDPLYTPADVADLDYDDDVGFPGESPYTRGVYSTMYRGRLWTMRQYAGMGTASETNERFNYLMDEGQTGLSMAFDLPTQMGYDSDSAMAEGEVGKAGVAIDSLEDFETVFDGIPLDEVSTSMTINAPASVLLAMYIAVGDRQGVDREQLRGTIQNDILKEYIARNTYIYPPEPSMRIITDIFEFCAAEVPNFNTISISGYHVREAGATAAQELAFTLGDGIEYVEAAIEAGQDVDEFAPQLSFFFNAHNNILEEVAKFRAARRMWYRIMEERFDAEKPGSKQLKFHTQTAGSTLTAQQVENNVVRVAYQALAAVLGGTQSLHTNGKDEALSLPTEKSVRTALRTQQILAHESGAADTIDPLAGSYYVEALTDELESEAFDILDEVDDRGGMRKAIERGWVQDQIQNVAFERQREIETGERVIVGVNEYTVDEDPKEDIEEVSEEEQRRQRERVQQLREERDGEAVDAALEALREAARGEENVMPYIVDAVKAYATTGEICDAMRDVFGEYRAGV; encoded by the coding sequence ATGTTCGATCCGGACGATCTCGAGGCGATTCGGGAGGGACACGACCGGTGGGAAGCGGAGACCTACGGTCCGACCGTCGAGCGCTTCGGAGAACGAACCGAGCAGTTCACGACCGACACCGGCGGCCAGGAGGTCGATCCCCTCTACACGCCCGCCGACGTGGCAGACCTCGACTACGACGACGACGTCGGCTTCCCTGGCGAGTCGCCCTACACCCGCGGCGTCTACTCGACGATGTACCGCGGCCGCCTGTGGACGATGCGACAGTACGCCGGCATGGGCACCGCGAGCGAGACCAACGAGCGGTTCAACTACCTGATGGACGAGGGCCAGACCGGTCTCTCGATGGCCTTCGACCTCCCGACCCAGATGGGCTACGACTCCGATTCGGCGATGGCCGAGGGCGAGGTCGGGAAGGCCGGCGTCGCTATCGACTCCCTGGAGGACTTCGAGACGGTCTTCGACGGCATCCCGCTGGACGAGGTGTCGACCTCGATGACCATCAACGCGCCCGCCTCGGTCCTGCTTGCAATGTACATCGCCGTCGGCGACCGGCAGGGCGTCGACCGCGAACAGCTCCGCGGCACGATCCAGAACGACATCCTCAAGGAGTACATCGCCCGCAACACCTACATCTACCCGCCCGAGCCCTCGATGCGGATCATCACCGACATCTTCGAGTTCTGCGCCGCCGAGGTGCCGAACTTCAACACCATCTCCATCTCGGGGTACCACGTCCGCGAGGCCGGCGCCACCGCCGCCCAGGAACTCGCCTTCACCCTCGGCGACGGCATCGAGTACGTCGAGGCCGCAATCGAGGCCGGCCAGGACGTCGACGAGTTCGCCCCGCAGCTATCCTTCTTCTTCAACGCCCACAACAACATCCTCGAGGAGGTGGCGAAGTTCCGCGCCGCCCGCCGGATGTGGTACAGAATCATGGAGGAGCGCTTCGACGCCGAGAAACCCGGGTCCAAGCAGTTGAAGTTCCACACCCAGACCGCCGGCTCGACGCTGACCGCCCAGCAGGTCGAGAACAACGTCGTCCGCGTCGCGTATCAGGCGCTCGCAGCAGTGCTGGGCGGCACCCAGAGCCTCCACACCAACGGCAAGGACGAGGCGCTCAGCCTCCCGACCGAGAAGTCCGTCCGGACCGCGCTCCGCACCCAGCAGATCCTCGCACACGAGTCCGGCGCCGCCGACACCATCGACCCGCTGGCGGGGTCGTACTACGTCGAGGCGCTGACCGACGAACTCGAGAGCGAGGCCTTCGACATCCTCGATGAGGTCGACGACCGCGGCGGGATGCGGAAGGCCATCGAGCGCGGGTGGGTCCAGGACCAGATCCAGAACGTCGCCTTCGAGCGCCAGCGCGAGATAGAGACCGGCGAGCGCGTCATCGTCGGCGTCAACGAGTACACCGTCGACGAGGACCCCAAGGAGGACATCGAGGAGGTAAGCGAGGAAGAGCAGCGCCGCCAGCGCGAGCGCGTCCAGCAACTCCGCGAGGAGCGGGACGGCGAGGCCGTCGACGCCGCCCTCGAGGCGCTCCGGGAGGCTGCCCGCGGCGAGGAGAACGTGATGCCGTACATCGTCGACGCGGTGAAGGCCTACGCGACGACCGGCGAGATATGCGACGCCATGCGGGACGTCTTCGGCGAGTACCGAGCCGGGGTGTGA
- a CDS encoding 2-oxoacid:ferredoxin oxidoreductase subunit beta, whose protein sequence is MSSEIRFTDFKSDKQPTWCPGCGDFGTMNGMMKALANTGNDPDNTFVVAGIGCSGKIGTYMHSYALHGVHGRALPVGTGVKIANPELEVMVAGGDGDGYSIGAGHFVHAVRRNVDMTYVVMDNRIYGLTKGQFSPTSREDFETSTSPDGTNQQPVNPLALALAAGGTFIAQSFSSDSQRHTEIVQEAIEHDGFGFVNVYSPCVTFNDVDTYDYFRDAIVDVGDEEFDHDRGDYDAAKDLIMDRDKEYQGVIYQDESSVGYEKREGVEAPMTDIPDGAPEDAMDLVREFY, encoded by the coding sequence ATGAGTTCCGAGATCCGATTCACTGACTTCAAATCCGACAAGCAACCGACGTGGTGTCCCGGCTGCGGCGACTTCGGGACGATGAACGGCATGATGAAGGCGCTGGCCAACACCGGCAACGACCCCGACAACACGTTCGTGGTCGCCGGCATCGGCTGTTCCGGCAAGATCGGGACCTATATGCACAGCTACGCGCTGCACGGCGTCCACGGTCGCGCGCTGCCGGTCGGCACCGGCGTCAAGATCGCCAACCCCGAACTCGAGGTCATGGTCGCCGGCGGCGACGGCGACGGCTACTCCATCGGGGCCGGCCACTTCGTCCACGCCGTCCGCCGGAACGTCGACATGACCTACGTCGTGATGGACAACCGCATCTACGGGCTCACCAAGGGCCAGTTCTCGCCCACCTCGCGGGAGGACTTCGAGACCTCGACCTCGCCCGACGGCACGAACCAACAGCCCGTCAATCCGCTCGCCCTGGCGCTCGCCGCGGGCGGCACCTTCATCGCCCAGTCGTTCTCGTCGGACTCCCAGCGCCACACCGAAATCGTCCAGGAGGCCATCGAGCACGACGGCTTCGGCTTCGTCAACGTCTACTCGCCGTGCGTGACGTTCAACGACGTCGACACCTACGACTACTTCCGGGACGCCATCGTCGACGTCGGCGACGAGGAGTTCGACCACGACCGCGGCGACTACGACGCCGCCAAGGACCTCATCATGGACCGCGACAAGGAGTACCAGGGCGTCATCTACCAGGACGAGAGCTCGGTCGGCTACGAGAAGCGCGAGGGCGTCGAGGCACCGATGACCGACATCCCCGACGGCGCCCCCGAGGACGCGATGGACCTGGTGCGGGAGTTCTACTGA
- a CDS encoding antitoxin VapB family protein yields the protein MASKNIGIKEDVYERLKAHKRGDESFSETLDRLLHELDSDWRTNAGFLSQQAAADLEAEVERGFEDLDDAFDERGDGIDERLSGES from the coding sequence ATGGCCTCGAAAAATATCGGTATCAAGGAGGACGTTTACGAGCGGCTGAAAGCACACAAACGCGGTGACGAGAGCTTCAGTGAGACGCTTGACCGTCTCCTCCACGAACTCGATTCCGATTGGCGGACGAACGCCGGATTTCTCTCTCAGCAAGCGGCTGCCGACCTCGAAGCAGAGGTCGAGCGAGGCTTCGAGGACCTCGATGACGCGTTCGATGAACGCGGCGACGGAATCGACGAGCGGCTTTCAGGGGAATCGTGA